A single Methylomonas sp. AM2-LC DNA region contains:
- a CDS encoding carbonic anhydrase, translating to MSKIHNEVLLANREYVANFDKGDLAMPPARQFAILTCMDARLDPAKYAGLSEGDAHVIRNAGGRASDDAIRSLVISYKLLGTKEWFVIHHTDCGMETFTDEIMRRLLGSSLKTASVDATGWHDHGEGPGSAEAKYVDWLTISNQVESVVEDVTRIKSHPLVPKEIPVYGYIYDVKSGRLIEVPEATAIGQAN from the coding sequence ATGAGCAAAATTCACAATGAAGTACTTTTAGCCAATCGGGAATACGTTGCCAATTTTGATAAAGGCGATCTGGCTATGCCGCCTGCTCGTCAGTTTGCCATTCTTACCTGTATGGATGCCCGACTTGACCCTGCTAAATATGCTGGCTTATCCGAAGGCGATGCGCATGTAATTCGCAACGCGGGTGGTCGCGCCAGTGATGACGCAATACGTTCCCTGGTTATTTCTTATAAATTACTCGGCACTAAAGAATGGTTTGTCATCCATCATACCGATTGTGGGATGGAAACTTTTACAGACGAAATTATGCGCAGATTGCTAGGCAGCAGTTTAAAAACAGCAAGTGTTGATGCTACTGGATGGCATGACCATGGCGAAGGCCCAGGTTCTGCAGAAGCAAAATACGTAGATTGGCTAACCATTAGTAATCAGGTGGAAAGTGTAGTGGAAGATGTCACCCGCATCAAATCCCACCCTCTGGTACCAAAAGAAATACCTGTATATGGTTATATTTATGATGTTAAATCAGGACGTTTAATCGAAGTTCCAGAAGCCACCGCAATTGGCCAAGCAAACTAA
- a CDS encoding GyrI-like domain-containing protein encodes MLDNPQLTQTVEQLTAVIRLTVPVSEISHVMGPAIAEIMAAIANQGVDIIGPCFSYHYKRPSEIFDFEVGFPISRAITSIGRVKNSNLPVVKVARTIYHGGYDGLAKAWGEFCAWIETKSLNPQESLWECYLVGPESGPDASKWQTELNRPLND; translated from the coding sequence ATGCTTGATAACCCACAATTAACCCAAACTGTCGAACAGCTTACTGCTGTTATTCGTTTAACTGTCCCTGTTTCGGAAATTAGTCATGTGATGGGGCCAGCCATTGCAGAAATAATGGCTGCAATTGCTAATCAGGGAGTAGATATTATTGGACCTTGTTTTTCTTATCACTATAAAAGACCGTCTGAAATTTTTGATTTTGAGGTGGGCTTTCCAATTAGTAGAGCTATCACTTCGATTGGTCGGGTTAAGAATAGCAACTTACCTGTTGTAAAAGTCGCCCGCACTATCTACCACGGTGGATATGACGGACTGGCTAAGGCTTGGGGTGAATTTTGTGCTTGGATTGAAACTAAAAGCCTAAATCCGCAAGAAAGCTTATGGGAATGCTATTTAGTGGGGCCTGAGTCTGGCCCAGATGCGAGTAAATGGCAAACCGAGTTGAATAGGCCGCTAAATGACTAG
- a CDS encoding peptidoglycan-binding protein, which produces MSKVHEVKQGEHMSSIASQYGFYDFKTIWDDPNNADIKKLRDNPNVLYPGDQIYIRDKKNKEIPRPTDQSHVFKVKPPKLKLHLMVENIYHQPVASAECSLQIDGKTIKIMTDSQGYIKQDLPLSATQAVLHIKNPETPFNDTQLTINIGHLDPVDQVSGQTARLNNLGYYAGPDQNATNEANQAMFQSAMEEFQCDQELLVDGICGPKTQDQLKKVHGC; this is translated from the coding sequence ATGAGTAAAGTGCACGAGGTAAAGCAAGGCGAACATATGTCGTCCATCGCATCTCAATATGGTTTTTACGATTTTAAAACCATTTGGGATGATCCCAATAATGCGGATATAAAAAAATTGCGAGACAATCCCAATGTATTGTACCCTGGGGATCAGATTTACATCAGGGACAAAAAAAATAAAGAAATTCCCCGTCCTACTGATCAAAGCCATGTATTTAAAGTAAAGCCCCCTAAATTAAAACTGCATTTAATGGTGGAGAACATTTACCATCAGCCCGTTGCCAGCGCGGAATGTAGCTTACAGATTGATGGCAAAACTATTAAAATAATGACTGACAGTCAGGGCTACATCAAGCAAGACCTGCCCTTATCCGCGACTCAAGCGGTTTTACACATTAAAAATCCCGAGACGCCATTTAATGATACACAGCTAACCATAAATATCGGCCATTTGGATCCGGTTGATCAAGTATCCGGACAAACCGCTAGGCTAAACAATTTAGGTTATTACGCAGGTCCCGATCAAAACGCTACCAACGAAGCTAATCAGGCCATGTTCCAGTCAGCCATGGAAGAGTTTCAGTGCGACCAAGAGCTACTTGTAGATGGGATTTGTGGCCCAAAAACCCAAGATCAACTGAAAAAAGTACATGGTTGCTAA
- a CDS encoding helix-turn-helix domain-containing protein, with amino-acid sequence MSKNTSEVEILTIMQVADYLKVTERRIDRLAATKKIPTFKVRFTWRFSCSAIDTWIKQQTIVHLEPLSQHSDLIATLNNFGYLAGPLPNNSDAENATRFKLAVDEFQCDHDLQIGSDPAFQTKRLEILSC; translated from the coding sequence ATGTCTAAAAATACAAGCGAGGTTGAGATCCTAACCATCATGCAGGTCGCCGACTACCTGAAGGTGACGGAACGAAGGATTGATAGGCTAGCAGCAACCAAGAAAATTCCCACTTTTAAAGTTCGTTTTACATGGCGATTTTCGTGTTCAGCTATCGACACCTGGATTAAACAGCAAACTATAGTCCATCTGGAACCGTTGTCTCAACACTCCGACCTGATTGCCACACTGAATAATTTTGGCTACCTTGCTGGGCCTTTGCCCAATAACAGCGATGCGGAAAATGCGACCAGATTCAAATTAGCGGTTGATGAATTTCAATGCGATCATGATTTGCAGATAGGCAGCGACCCGGCCTTCCAAACCAAGCGGCTGGAAATCCTAAGCTGTTGA
- a CDS encoding PqiC family protein: protein MENKLFLTLYKHNNRLRIVALSSLMLSACSSHSPVEFYMLNAETSVDTPSPSVAFNSKLLIGIGPIHVPEYLNRPQMVIAKSENQYVLDEQHRWAENLTENINRSIAQFLAKRLGVEQILRYPWSQRQQIDYQVSVDIFQFHQNADQHSQLNAQWQIKHQEQTLLTHNFSCDVAAQSQPEAIVAAQSTCLSNLGLEIEAGLRQLAQMK from the coding sequence ATGGAAAATAAACTGTTTTTAACACTGTACAAACACAATAACAGACTGCGAATAGTCGCGTTAAGCTCACTTATGTTAAGTGCATGCAGTTCGCATAGCCCGGTTGAATTTTATATGCTGAATGCGGAAACGAGTGTAGACACCCCCTCTCCTAGCGTAGCCTTCAACTCTAAACTACTCATTGGTATAGGGCCTATACATGTGCCTGAATATCTGAATCGACCACAAATGGTAATAGCCAAGAGCGAAAACCAGTATGTTTTAGATGAGCAACATCGCTGGGCAGAAAATCTAACCGAAAACATTAACCGAAGCATAGCGCAATTTTTGGCTAAACGACTGGGTGTTGAACAAATTTTGCGTTATCCCTGGTCACAACGCCAACAGATTGATTACCAAGTCAGTGTGGATATTTTTCAATTCCATCAAAATGCCGACCAACACAGCCAACTCAACGCACAATGGCAGATTAAACATCAGGAACAAACCTTGCTAACACACAACTTTAGCTGCGATGTTGCTGCCCAGTCACAGCCAGAAGCAATCGTCGCCGCGCAAAGCACTTGTTTGAGTAATTTAGGCTTGGAAATTGAAGCGGGATTAAGGCAGTTGGCACAGATGAAATAA
- a CDS encoding MlaD family protein, which translates to MSKQANPLAIGTFLIGALLLFTIAVLVFGGSDFFKNKKRFVIFFDSALNGLNIGAPVKLQGVQIGKVVEISLEMDVATGRIFKPVVIEIEPELLRDFSGHNSSPHNDSQQQQERQHLIDLGLKARLETQSLLTGLLYVDFDFYHDKQINLVNMDYKDLPELPSVPTTADEIKNTAEEVFKKLRQLPLEKMVKDLSETLEETRSLLKSNDLKNSLLALSNSLQESQKLIHTLNAQVGPVLINTNSTLLETRAGIQDIHQQLVPMVQAATISLNTASQALQNSQHTLNAFEELANPDSLLGQTLKEMRDASRAMKDLSESLERQPNEIIYGK; encoded by the coding sequence GTGAGTAAACAGGCAAATCCACTGGCTATTGGCACATTCTTAATTGGTGCATTACTCTTATTTACCATAGCAGTACTAGTCTTTGGCGGTAGCGATTTTTTTAAAAACAAAAAACGCTTTGTCATTTTTTTTGATTCCGCTTTAAACGGCTTGAATATTGGCGCTCCGGTTAAATTGCAAGGAGTACAAATTGGCAAAGTGGTAGAAATTTCTTTAGAGATGGACGTTGCCACTGGACGGATTTTTAAACCGGTTGTCATAGAAATAGAACCCGAATTGCTCCGCGACTTCTCAGGACATAATTCGTCTCCACATAACGACTCACAGCAGCAGCAGGAAAGACAGCACTTAATTGACTTAGGCCTAAAAGCGCGTTTGGAAACGCAAAGCTTATTAACCGGCTTACTGTATGTGGATTTCGATTTTTATCATGACAAACAGATTAATCTGGTTAATATGGATTACAAGGACTTACCCGAATTACCCAGCGTACCAACCACAGCGGATGAAATTAAAAATACTGCCGAAGAAGTGTTTAAAAAACTACGGCAATTACCGCTTGAAAAAATGGTCAAAGATTTATCCGAAACCCTGGAAGAAACCCGAAGTTTATTAAAATCTAATGATTTAAAAAACTCATTACTAGCCTTATCCAATTCTTTACAGGAAAGCCAAAAATTAATCCATACGCTAAATGCGCAAGTAGGTCCAGTGCTAATAAATACCAACAGCACGTTGCTTGAAACACGCGCCGGTATACAAGATATACATCAACAACTAGTGCCCATGGTGCAAGCTGCAACAATCAGCCTTAATACTGCATCCCAAGCCCTGCAAAATTCGCAACATACACTGAATGCCTTTGAAGAATTAGCCAACCCCGATTCGCTATTAGGACAAACCCTAAAAGAAATGCGTGATGCCTCACGTGCCATGAAAGATTTATCAGAATCGCTGGAGCGACAACCGAATGAAATTATTTATGGAAAATAA